A single Triticum dicoccoides isolate Atlit2015 ecotype Zavitan chromosome 2A, WEW_v2.0, whole genome shotgun sequence DNA region contains:
- the LOC119358846 gene encoding early nodulin-75-like, whose protein sequence is MDLDLALQETRPAVAGEDFAFTTTETDDAFLVLAHLPGYDKDAIEVRVGDGGREIRVDVAARKDGAGLAVEAARAGTRLRVAHRRAVEGFRRVFDVPAGVDVGRVSVGFEEDDELLVIILPKLRQPQASPPDDEARVDVESTDDYECASSDGTEVELDDGWSSASLELEQEEWVDVDGDSSGSEPEPPPRDVPVETPVEIQEDVLVEIHGPDPIITDVAVETPVEVEEEEEPPVLDIECDVVFDVPVYTELPVETPIEVLGSDPSVDDVGEPAVDIPCDVEFEPEPRHPPVKTPPDVIEEPKPPPVVDPPVEEPPMDPPPVEEPPLTEEPPAPVDPPMEEPPAPVDPPMEEPPAEEPSVDPPPVEDPPAPVDPPVEPPPMEEPPVEPPPVEEPPPAKEPSVDPPPIEEPPPVEDPPAPVDPPVEPPPMEEPPVEPPPVEDPPAQVNPLMEPPPIEEPPVDPPLVEEPPLAEDPPMPVDPPVEPPPMQEPPMDPPPVEEPPPAEDPPAAIDPPVEPPPMEEPSVEPPPVEEPPPAHEPQPVAPTPVQEPPSAPAEAKPSDGSDESDGSTGDEDNGEGGGRKGKRRSGGKGRRRRRRRGRFPLGMVVAPAVILLVLAVLAAKRRRQQGGG, encoded by the exons ATGGACCTCGACCTCGCCCTGCAAGAGACCCGCCCGGCCGTCGCCGGCGAGGACTTCGCCTTCACCACCACCGAGACCGACGACGCCTTCCTCGTCCTCGCCCACCTCCCAG GGTATGACAAGGATGCGATCGAGGTCCGCGTCGGCGACGGCGGCAGGGAGATCCGCGTCGACGTGGCCGCGCGGAAGGACGGCGCCGGGCTCGCGGTGGAGGCGGCGCGCGCCGGGACGCGGCTGCGGGTGGCGCACCGGCGGGCGGTGGAGGGTTTCCGCCGTGTGTTCGACGTGCCGGCCGGGGTCGACGTGGGCCGGGTCTCCGTCGGGTTCGAGGAGGACGAcgagctgctcgtcatcatcctgcCCAAGCTGCGGCAGCCGCAGGCCTCCCCGCCGGACGACGAGGCGCGCGTCGACGTCGAGAGCACGGACGACTACGAGTGCGCGTCGTCGGACGGGACGGAGGTGGAGCTCGACGACGGGTGGTCGTCGGCTAGCCTCGAGCTGGAGCAGGAGGAGTGGGTCGACGTCGACGGCGATTCGTCGGGGTCCGAGCCTGAGCCGCCGCCTCGAGACGTGCCGGTGGAGACGCCCGTGGAGATACAGGAGGACGTGCTCGTGGAGATTCATGGGCCGGATCCCATAATCACGGACGTGGCGGTCGAGACGCCGgtggaggtcgaggaggaggaggagcctccgGTGCTCGACATCGAGTGTGACGTCGTGTTCGACGTCCCGGTGTACACTGAGCTGCCGGTGGAGACGCCGATCGAAGTGCTCGGGTCCGACCCATCGGTTGACGACGTGGGAGAGCCGGCGGTCGACATCCCGTGCGATGTCGAGTTCGAGCCGGAGCCTCGGCACCCACCGGTCAAGACGCCACCCGACGTCATCGAGGAGCCCAAGCCACCACCTGTCGTAGACCCACCGGTTGAAGAGCCACCGATGGACCCACCACCGGTTGAGGAGCCACCGCTCACCGAGGAGCCTCCAGCACCGGTCGACCCGCCCATGGAGGAGCCTCCAGCGCCGGTCGACCCGCCCATGGAGGAGCCACCCGCCGAAGAGCCGTCGGTGGACCCACCACCGGTTGAGGATCCTCCGGCACCGGTTGACCCGCCCGTGGAACCGCCTCCCATGGAGGAACCGCCGGTGGAGCCACCACCAGTTGAGGAGCCACCACCTGCCAAAGAGCCGTCGGTGGACCCACCACCGATTGAGGAGCCACCACCCGTCGAGGATCCTCCGGCGCCGGTCGACCCGCCCGTGGAACCGCCTCCCATGGAGGAACCGCCGGTGGAGCCACCACCTGTCGAGGATCCTCCGGCGCAGGTCAACCCGCTTATGGAACCGCCACCCATAGAGGAGCCGCCGGTGGACCCACCATTGGTTGAGGAGCCACCGCTTGCCGAGGATCCTCCGATGCCGGTCGACCCACCCGTGGAACCGCCACCCATGCAGGAGCCACCGATGGACCCACCACCAGTTGAGGAGCCACCACCCGCCGAGGATCCTCCGGCAGCGATCGACCCGCCCGTGGAACCGCCGCCCATGGAGGAGCCATCCGTGGAGCCACCACCGGTTGAGGAGCCACCACCAGCGCATGAGCCACAACCTGTGGCCCCAACACCAGTCCAGGAGCCACCTAGTGCACCAGCAGAGGCAAAACCATCTGATGGCAGTGATGAATCAGATGGTAGCACCGGTGATGAGGACAACGGCGAGGGGGGTGGCCGCAAGGGTAAGCGACGCAGTGGCGGGAAAGGACGACGGAGGCGCAGGCGGCGTGGCAGGTTCCCGTTGGGCATGGTGGTTGCTCCTGCTGTGATCTTGCTCGTTCTCGCAGTGCTCGCGGCCAAGAGACGGCGACAACAGGGCGGCGGTTGA